Proteins from a genomic interval of Papaver somniferum cultivar HN1 chromosome 4, ASM357369v1, whole genome shotgun sequence:
- the LOC113272390 gene encoding uncharacterized protein DKFZp434B061-like: MVDRHRIPYQTPPSSPYRYPPSKSPDVSPPKGGLPRSSQPDPRPQKTSSASGPRASSTQRGDPPRGSRYAFYRPYSPQRADRMNTPSPSPQCADPMNAPPPTPQRAEPLDVQPLRSVAPATNSSQKSTVPPSTAPVKGKSAKGVVSKADPSRNPPTKRKASDMSPPKRPSSDKDDESDVAPVIRSVSVGKKKVTFKHIDLEAFKLKHELEAFDVKFYAPDDDLTYDLIKNYKYDDFHLLTTVGAFEAGLMLPLYKS, translated from the coding sequence ATGGTTGATCGTCATCGGATTCCATATCAGACTCCACCATCAAGCCCTTACAGGTATCCTCCATCCAAGAGTCCTGATGTATCTCCGCCGAAGGGTGGTCTACCTAGGTCTTCCCAGCCAGATCCTCGGCCTCAGAAGACTTCGTCAGCGTCTGGTCCCCGAGCTTCATCTACCCAGAGAGGGGATCCCCCGAGGGGTTCTCGGTATGCTTTTTACCGTCCTTATTCTCCTCAACGTGCTGACCGGATGAATACGCCATCTCCTTCTCCTCAATGTGCTGACCCGATGAATGCGCCACCTCCTACTCCTCAACGTGCTGAACCGCTAGATGTGCAGCCTCTTCGTTCTGTTGCCCCTGCTACGAATTCTTCTCAGAAGTCTACGGTCCCACCATCTACTGCTCCGGTGAAGGGGAAGTCTGCCAAAGGTGTTGTGTCGAAGGCTGACCCCTCGAGAAATCCGCCAACTAAGAGGAAAGCTTCGGATATGAGTCCCCCGAAGAGGCCATCGTCGGATAAAGACGATGAATCTGATGTTGCCCCAGTTATACGAAGCGtctcagttggtaagaagaaagtTACTTTTAAACACATAGATCTCGAGGCGTTCAAGTTAAAACACGAGCTCGAAGCTTTCGACGTTAAGTTTTACGCTCCTGATGACGATCTTACTTATGACTTGATTAAGAATTATAAGTACGATGACTTTCATCTCCTGACAACCGTGGGGGCCTTTGAGGCTGGCCTTATGCTTCCCTTGTATAAATCATga